GCCAGTCGTTTACAATCGCTACATAATTTCTCAATTCGTCTAAGTTCATTTTACTATTTCCTCCAAAATTGAATTCCCCTTTGAATTCATCAGCTTCTCAATCCATTCGTACAGTTCATTGTAGTTTGAATAGAGTAATTTCTGTTCCAACGCAATTCGGTATACCCGAGCCTTATAAATCTCCGAATCTTCCAAGTTACGCTTTTCTTTGACATCATTTAATCTAATCACGCCATCCTCTATTGTAGCAAAATTTAGATCAAAAAACACCTGTAACATAAAATCAATTTGATCATTCGTCCAGCTAAACTGTTTGGAAAGCCGCGACATATTCTGCGCGAGTGGGAAAGGTTGGTGTTTTTTGAGCACCGCATAAAGTTGCGCAAAATGTTGACGACTCGGCATCGACGCAATCGCATTACCATTTTCAGCCGCAACGTGCAGGTAAATCCGATCCGCTTCTGTATTCATCACAATCGCCTCAAGCAAGCCCACATCATCTGGTATATCCGCAAAAATAAGGTCTTTCGTTGTTGTCTCGACCAAGTCCGTTTCCGTCTGAATTTGCGTACAGATTAAGTTCTCATTCTGAGCTAGTAATTTTTCTTTCGTGCCATCTTTAAAACAAACAAAAACTTTATCCGTCGTCGTTCTAGATTCCAATAGTTTTTCCCATTCAGAACGGCTGCGAACATCGAATAATTGCCAATGTCCAATCTGTAAATCAACAATACGAAGTTGCGGTTTTCGCATGTTATTCCACTCGTTGATGGACAGTTCCCCAGCAACGTCTACTCTTGCCATCGGAGAAATTTTCTCAACAAGTTCGCCGCTGCCAAATCCAACTGCATCCATCGAAGCGCCAGAATCAGCTGTCAGCGCTGTTTTCAAATGTGTTTTATCCGCACCAATCCGCTTTGTGCCCGCTAAGCGAACCCCTTCAAACGCAAAAATAGGTTTTGGATTGTCCGTCCCAAATGGCGCCAACTTATTTAACTGGGCGATAAATTCAACGGTAACCGTCTCAACAGGAATCGTTTCTTCTACCCGCAAAATGGACACAAAATCTTCAGGAGCCAATGTTTCCCGCGCTAATTGCGATAAATTTTTGCGTAACGCTTCAACATCCGCCGCATCAAGCGTCATACCAGCCGCCATCGGGTGACCGCCAAACGCTTTTAAAAGTTCCTTATTAGCATCAAGCGCCTTGTACAGGTGAAACGCTTCGATACTCCGTCCAGACCCTTTCGCGATACCCGTCACTTCATCGATTCCAAGCACGATCACAGGTCGCGCGAAACGATCGACCAGTTTAGACGCCACAATCCCGACAACCCCTGGATTCCAGCCCACTTTACCGATCACAAGCACCTCATTGCCCTCATCCATAAAATCAGCTTCAATCATCGCCAAAGCTTCTTCCGTAATTTGAGATACAATCGTTTGACGCTCTTTATTCGCCTCATCAATCTCCTCTGCTAGAAAAACCGCTTCCTCGGGATCATCCGTTAGTAAAAGATCAGCCGCCGGATCTGCGGGACCTAAACGACCAACAGCATTCAACCGTGGCGCAATCATAAAGCCGATCGTTTCTTCCGTCGCCTCAGATAACTTAGCGCTCGCCAGTTTAGCAAGTGCCGCCACACCAATATTGGCATTTTCACGAAGAACGCGCAATCCTTTTTGCACGAATAGGCGGTTTTCATCTGTCAGAGAAACAAGATCTGCCACCGTTCCAATCGCCACTAAATCGAGCAATTCTGTCGGTTCCTCACCTAACAGCGCGTGAGCAAGCTTGTAAGCCACGCCTACACCCGCTAAATCAGGAAATGGGTAATTGGACTCTGGATGCCGCGGATGGATCACAGCGACCGCCTCAGGCATCGTCTCCTTCGCCTCATGATGATCCGTCACGATCACATCAAGCCCGATTTCTTTCGCGTGCGCCATAACGTCCAGCGCTGAAATCCCATTGTCCACAGTAATCAATAAATCAACGCCAGATTCTTTCGCCTGCGTAAATGCCGCGCTATTCGGACCATATCCTTCCAAGAACCGATTAGGAATATAAAAATCTGCATTAGCGCCAAGGTTTCGCAATGTTTTTAGCAACACCGTTACACTCGTCACACCATCTGCATCGTAATCACCGTATACCAAAATATTTTCCCCAGCTTCAATCGCTTGCTTAATCCGTGCAACAGCCTTGTCCATCTCTGCAAATAAAAATGGATCATACGCCTCATACTTATCCGGATTTAAAAATTTATCCAATTGACCAGCCGTCGTCACCTTGCGCCGTGCAAAAAGCTCTGCCATCGGTAACGTACATTTCAGCTCTTCCGCCACTTGTTGCATCGCTGTTTCATCGGCCGTTTCGACCTGCCATTTATATTTAGAATGAATCATGATATACCACCCCTCAACCTTACCCATTATACCGAAAAACATGATAAAAGTATACGCAAAAAAGACCACCAAGTTCAGGCGGTCCTTTTGCCGATATTTTTAAACAGTTGGTTTTGGCGCTTCATCAGCAACTTTCACTTCGGAAACCTTCACTTTACGTGATTTTTCAGCAGCTAGATTACGTTC
The sequence above is drawn from the Listeria weihenstephanensis genome and encodes:
- the recJ gene encoding single-stranded-DNA-specific exonuclease RecJ, translating into MIHSKYKWQVETADETAMQQVAEELKCTLPMAELFARRKVTTAGQLDKFLNPDKYEAYDPFLFAEMDKAVARIKQAIEAGENILVYGDYDADGVTSVTVLLKTLRNLGANADFYIPNRFLEGYGPNSAAFTQAKESGVDLLITVDNGISALDVMAHAKEIGLDVIVTDHHEAKETMPEAVAVIHPRHPESNYPFPDLAGVGVAYKLAHALLGEEPTELLDLVAIGTVADLVSLTDENRLFVQKGLRVLRENANIGVAALAKLASAKLSEATEETIGFMIAPRLNAVGRLGPADPAADLLLTDDPEEAVFLAEEIDEANKERQTIVSQITEEALAMIEADFMDEGNEVLVIGKVGWNPGVVGIVASKLVDRFARPVIVLGIDEVTGIAKGSGRSIEAFHLYKALDANKELLKAFGGHPMAAGMTLDAADVEALRKNLSQLARETLAPEDFVSILRVEETIPVETVTVEFIAQLNKLAPFGTDNPKPIFAFEGVRLAGTKRIGADKTHLKTALTADSGASMDAVGFGSGELVEKISPMARVDVAGELSINEWNNMRKPQLRIVDLQIGHWQLFDVRSRSEWEKLLESRTTTDKVFVCFKDGTKEKLLAQNENLICTQIQTETDLVETTTKDLIFADIPDDVGLLEAIVMNTEADRIYLHVAAENGNAIASMPSRQHFAQLYAVLKKHQPFPLAQNMSRLSKQFSWTNDQIDFMLQVFFDLNFATIEDGVIRLNDVKEKRNLEDSEIYKARVYRIALEQKLLYSNYNELYEWIEKLMNSKGNSILEEIVK